The Carnobacterium divergens genome includes a window with the following:
- a CDS encoding flavin reductase family protein: MIHYRSQDLSKKQQYKFLSGSVIPRPIAWLTTQSKDAGVLNIAPFSFFSGVSNELPLLSIAILRRDGKCKDSARNILETKELVVHIVDETLVTEMNQTAASLAFDESELALTSLTTTPSKTVAVPSIAEANIRFEATLHQHIPVTNEDGQVITDLFLINVTDFYFKESVFDQERDYILSDKLQPVARLAGNQYATLKKEYTITRPE; this comes from the coding sequence ATGATTCATTATCGTAGCCAAGATCTTTCAAAGAAGCAGCAGTACAAATTTTTAAGTGGCAGTGTGATTCCGCGACCCATTGCGTGGCTAACAACCCAATCAAAGGATGCGGGTGTGTTAAATATTGCTCCCTTTAGCTTTTTTAGTGGTGTTTCTAACGAGTTGCCCTTGCTTTCTATCGCTATTTTAAGAAGAGATGGCAAATGCAAGGACTCTGCGCGAAATATTTTAGAGACTAAAGAGTTGGTGGTTCATATTGTGGATGAAACGCTTGTCACTGAAATGAACCAGACGGCTGCTTCGCTTGCTTTTGATGAGAGCGAACTCGCCTTAACCTCTCTTACTACGACCCCTAGTAAAACGGTAGCTGTGCCAAGTATCGCTGAAGCTAACATTCGTTTTGAAGCTACTTTGCATCAGCACATCCCGGTAACCAATGAGGATGGACAAGTGATTACCGATCTTTTTTTGATAAACGTTACTGATTTTTACTTTAAGGAATCTGTATTTGATCAAGAGCGTGACTATATTTTATCCGATAAATTACAACCTGTGGCGCGTTTAGCAGGGAATCAATACGCTACTCTCAAAAAAGAATACACGATTACTCGACCTGAGTAA
- a CDS encoding MurR/RpiR family transcriptional regulator, producing the protein MQPNILFVIQEKLASLPKSEQKIGEAILKDPQKIIQMNATQLGKSANSSPAAIIRFCHSIGLKGFTELKLQLSAESKMIEEKLYTEILPDEEFEQMKKKLLLTTEHVLRETSKLLETAQVEEVTKAFNQSPIIYTYGLGASHLVALDIQQKYSRIGKHVMSTLDTHSLVASMSTAPKEAIFFGISNSGETKEVIQLMKAAQKFGLQTISLTELGENSLKKLSTISLQTGISGEAPLRSAATSSLLTQLYAIDLLFYDFATKNYETILERLEKSKAGIKLLN; encoded by the coding sequence ATGCAACCTAATATTCTATTTGTTATCCAAGAAAAACTTGCTTCATTACCTAAATCAGAACAAAAAATTGGCGAAGCAATTTTAAAGGATCCCCAAAAAATTATCCAAATGAATGCGACTCAATTAGGGAAATCAGCCAATTCAAGTCCAGCTGCAATCATTCGTTTTTGCCATTCAATCGGTCTAAAAGGCTTTACCGAATTAAAGCTCCAATTGTCGGCTGAATCAAAAATGATTGAAGAAAAGCTATACACCGAGATATTACCAGACGAAGAATTTGAACAAATGAAGAAAAAATTATTATTAACAACTGAACATGTTTTAAGAGAAACCAGTAAATTACTAGAGACCGCTCAAGTGGAAGAAGTAACCAAAGCCTTCAATCAAAGCCCCATTATCTATACCTATGGGCTAGGAGCCTCTCATTTAGTGGCGCTAGATATCCAACAAAAGTACAGTCGAATTGGCAAACATGTCATGAGCACGCTAGATACACATTCCTTGGTGGCTTCAATGTCAACAGCTCCAAAAGAGGCGATTTTCTTTGGTATTTCCAATAGCGGAGAAACAAAAGAAGTCATTCAATTGATGAAGGCAGCTCAAAAATTTGGCCTTCAAACCATTTCATTAACAGAGCTAGGCGAGAATTCCTTAAAGAAATTGTCGACGATTTCCTTACAAACAGGCATTAGTGGTGAAGCACCTTTAAGAAGTGCCGCTACCAGTTCCCTACTAACACAACTATACGCAATCGATTTGCTTTTCTATGATTTTGCTACTAAAAATTATGAAACCATTTTAGAGCGATTAGAAAAATCGAAAGCGGGAATTAAATTATTGAATTAA
- a CDS encoding EAL domain-containing protein: protein MEQLHKTKAIQKAIIQKQYSVYYQPKIEKQTRKIIGAEALMRLKVESDIVFPFEFINEVIHLGKMAEMQAYLFKEVVEKLNSETLIHKEFSISVNMNAEDLVNEPYIEEISKKLKKELLNPTQLELEITEKKEIVNLMKAQKNVTKLKELEIKLSLDDFGKGYSSLAYLKAFPIDTLKIDQSFIQEALVSWKTQEIIRAIIQLSHNLNIKVVAEGVETIEQLQFLDDLGCDIYQGFYFDAAIPFSQLKEKWLEDKKGNSLIN from the coding sequence ATGGAACAACTTCATAAAACCAAAGCGATTCAAAAGGCCATCATACAAAAACAATATAGTGTCTATTACCAACCTAAAATTGAAAAACAAACTAGAAAAATCATTGGAGCAGAAGCCTTAATGCGCTTAAAAGTTGAATCCGATATTGTTTTTCCATTTGAATTTATAAATGAGGTAATTCATTTAGGAAAAATGGCTGAGATGCAAGCGTATCTGTTCAAAGAAGTTGTTGAAAAACTCAATTCTGAAACGCTTATCCATAAAGAATTCTCTATTTCAGTGAATATGAATGCAGAAGACTTGGTAAATGAACCTTATATTGAAGAGATTAGCAAGAAGTTAAAGAAAGAACTGCTTAATCCAACCCAACTTGAATTAGAAATTACTGAAAAAAAAGAAATTGTAAACTTGATGAAGGCACAAAAAAATGTGACTAAATTAAAAGAACTTGAGATCAAATTGAGTTTAGATGATTTTGGAAAAGGCTACAGCTCATTAGCCTATTTAAAAGCTTTTCCCATCGATACGTTAAAGATTGATCAATCTTTTATTCAAGAGGCATTGGTCAGTTGGAAGACGCAAGAAATCATTCGTGCAATCATCCAATTAAGCCACAACCTCAACATTAAAGTCGTTGCAGAAGGTGTTGAAACAATCGAACAATTGCAGTTTCTGGATGATTTAGGTTGCGATATTTACCAAGGATTTTATTTTGATGCAGCGATTCCCTTCAGTCAATTAAAAGAAAAATGGTTGGAAGATAAGAAAGGCAATAGCTTAATTAACTAA
- a CDS encoding DUF871 domain-containing protein, producing MLGISIFLGEELTEETEQYLYKMNESGFSGIFSSLHIPEDNVSHYRKRLAKLSSFAKKLNMELMVDISGEALTKIGLSFDRPTEILATGITGLRMDYAISNKTIAAVSNHLKVALNASTISEQDVRELREFGANFENMEAWHNYYPRPETGLDMPTFLEKNNWLKNLGFRIMAFVPGDGKLRGPLFQQLPTLEDHRFKHPLACSIELTKTGSVDDIYIGDPSIIDETREQFKAYYQEQVLILKYTQVSRNPIYLDLITGNHWNRMDPARDVLRSAEARFKPRVEIKPEENLQLRSKGSITIDNELYGRYMGEIQITKLDLKADEKVNTIAKVVETDLDLIDWCLAGQQFKLKPMN from the coding sequence ATGTTAGGTATTTCCATCTTTTTAGGTGAAGAGTTGACAGAGGAAACAGAGCAGTATCTTTATAAAATGAATGAAAGCGGATTCTCTGGAATCTTCTCATCTCTTCATATTCCAGAAGACAATGTCAGCCATTATCGTAAGCGCTTAGCAAAACTAAGTTCGTTCGCTAAAAAACTGAACATGGAGTTAATGGTGGATATTTCTGGTGAAGCCTTAACGAAGATCGGCTTATCCTTTGATCGACCAACTGAAATTTTAGCAACTGGTATTACAGGGTTACGAATGGATTATGCAATCTCCAATAAAACCATCGCAGCTGTTAGCAATCATTTAAAAGTAGCTCTTAACGCGAGTACCATTAGTGAACAAGACGTTCGTGAATTAAGGGAATTTGGAGCAAATTTTGAAAATATGGAAGCTTGGCACAACTATTATCCACGACCAGAAACAGGCTTAGACATGCCGACATTTCTTGAAAAGAATAACTGGCTAAAAAATTTGGGTTTTAGGATAATGGCTTTTGTACCCGGTGATGGAAAATTAAGAGGGCCACTCTTTCAACAGTTGCCAACTTTAGAAGATCATCGTTTTAAGCATCCGCTAGCATGTAGCATTGAATTGACTAAAACAGGATCGGTAGATGATATTTATATTGGAGATCCTTCCATAATAGATGAAACAAGAGAACAGTTTAAAGCCTACTATCAAGAACAGGTGCTTATTTTAAAGTATACGCAAGTGAGCCGCAATCCCATTTATTTAGATTTAATTACTGGAAATCATTGGAACCGAATGGATCCAGCTAGAGACGTTCTACGAAGTGCAGAAGCACGATTTAAGCCAAGAGTAGAGATCAAACCAGAAGAAAATCTTCAACTCCGCTCAAAAGGAAGTATCACAATTGATAACGAATTATATGGGCGCTATATGGGAGAGATTCAAATTACCAAACTAGATTTAAAAGCAGACGAAAAAGTGAATACGATTGCAAAAGTTGTAGAGACTGATTTAGATTTAATCGATTGGTGTCTTGCAGGTCAGCAATTTAAACTAAAACCAATGAATTGA
- a CDS encoding VOC family protein: MINQLHHISAFTKNATENFDFYATVLGLRLVKNTVNQENTTMRHLFYGDYEGTPGTLLTFFEIPKLGHRVDKKSYFSTVSLAVPSHSLEYWQRRFADFNISTTLKNHELLVEDNDGFKIALVEMEEQIAPHKATKHTSIPANKQIIRIAKVSIVADQFKETQRFLSDYLNLKQENDTFFTEQHLDQTTVLASQSKDRTRFGRGTIDHIAYGVDSNDELEGFYQQALTDQWTVEEYVDRGYFKSLYIKEPSGLRIELATLSPGFQLDESLEELGTHLALPPFLEKNRTAIEAQLEEIK, from the coding sequence ATGATCAACCAACTTCATCACATTTCAGCATTTACAAAAAATGCCACTGAAAATTTTGACTTTTACGCAACTGTTTTAGGTTTACGTCTTGTAAAAAATACAGTAAACCAAGAAAATACAACGATGCGTCATTTATTTTATGGAGATTACGAAGGAACACCTGGAACCTTGCTGACTTTTTTTGAAATTCCTAAGCTAGGCCATCGTGTCGACAAAAAAAGTTATTTTTCGACGGTTTCATTAGCTGTCCCTTCTCACAGTCTAGAGTATTGGCAACGTCGCTTTGCTGACTTTAACATTTCAACAACGCTTAAAAACCATGAGCTTTTAGTAGAAGACAACGATGGTTTTAAAATCGCCTTAGTTGAAATGGAGGAACAAATTGCGCCCCACAAGGCTACAAAGCACACTTCTATTCCTGCTAACAAGCAAATTATTCGGATTGCTAAAGTAAGCATTGTTGCAGATCAATTTAAAGAAACGCAACGCTTTCTTTCTGATTATTTAAATCTAAAACAAGAAAATGACACTTTTTTTACGGAGCAACATTTGGATCAAACAACCGTCCTTGCCAGTCAGTCAAAAGATCGAACTCGCTTTGGTCGTGGAACAATTGACCACATCGCCTATGGAGTTGACAGCAACGATGAACTCGAAGGCTTCTATCAACAAGCATTAACGGATCAATGGACTGTTGAAGAATACGTCGATCGTGGTTACTTTAAAAGTTTGTATATTAAAGAGCCTAGTGGCTTAAGAATTGAATTAGCTACTCTCTCTCCTGGCTTTCAATTAGATGAATCCCTTGAAGAATTAGGAACCCATTTAGCGTTACCCCCATTTTTAGAAAAAAATAGAACAGCCATTGAGGCTCAACTGGAGGAAATAAAATGA
- a CDS encoding PTS sugar transporter subunit IIA, whose translation MFGLFKKKEAQKEVSELKGKLFSPANGEVIAIDKVSDPVFSQKMMGDGYAVIPTDGKIYSPVNGKVLSVFPTKHAVGILMDNGVEILLHMGLDTVELNGAPFDTVVTEGQLITPETLISIVDLEQLKASGKDNAMVVVITNMEKVADYHLTVTGEAKASTEVASYTVA comes from the coding sequence ATGTTTGGATTATTTAAGAAAAAAGAAGCGCAAAAAGAAGTCTCAGAATTAAAAGGGAAATTGTTTTCACCAGCAAATGGCGAAGTGATTGCAATTGATAAGGTTAGTGATCCTGTCTTTTCACAAAAAATGATGGGAGACGGTTATGCAGTAATTCCAACTGACGGAAAAATTTACTCTCCAGTAAATGGCAAAGTGTTAAGCGTTTTTCCAACGAAACACGCTGTGGGAATTTTGATGGATAATGGCGTAGAAATTTTGTTGCACATGGGGTTAGATACAGTTGAATTAAATGGAGCGCCATTTGATACAGTCGTGACAGAAGGACAACTAATTACGCCAGAAACATTGATTTCAATTGTTGACTTGGAGCAATTAAAAGCATCAGGTAAAGACAATGCCATGGTCGTTGTTATTACGAATATGGAAAAAGTAGCCGACTATCATCTTACCGTTACTGGTGAAGCAAAAGCGAGCACAGAAGTTGCTTCGTATACAGTTGCCTAG
- a CDS encoding PTS transporter subunit EIIC, producing the protein MAELKEERLAREIYEKVGGMGNVNKIIHCMTRVRMSLNDEEKVDLVGLKAIDGVMGVVEDDTLQVIVGPGTVNKVANKMVDMAGVRLGDPIMIQEKNQAVKENKTGLEAAEELARETKAKQKKKNNTPFKRALKSISNIFVPMIPAFVGAGIIGGIAAVLSNMMVAGTISGDNWANSILVLNIIKNGLFTYLQIYVGINAAREFGATEALGGIVGGIVYLSGMTPEAPLPNILTGGTLSPGQGGIIGVILAVWLIALLEKRLHKVIPEAIDIIVTPTIALLTIGLLTIFLIMPVAGAISTALVGAINWVLTIGGAFAGFVLGALFLPMVMFGLHQVLTPIHIEMISSTGMTLLLPILAMAGGGQVGAACALWLKCKKNKQLTNMIKGALPVGILGIGEPLIYGVTLPLGRPFVTACIGGGIGGAVIGALGGIGAIAIGPSGVALIPLIANGQWIGYILGLLAAYAGGFIATYFFGVPKEAMEPTEL; encoded by the coding sequence ATGGCTGAATTAAAAGAAGAGCGTTTGGCAAGAGAGATTTATGAAAAAGTTGGTGGAATGGGGAACGTCAATAAAATTATTCATTGTATGACTCGTGTACGAATGTCATTAAATGATGAAGAGAAGGTTGACTTAGTTGGATTAAAAGCAATTGATGGCGTAATGGGCGTTGTTGAAGATGATACATTACAAGTCATTGTTGGCCCTGGAACGGTGAATAAAGTAGCCAATAAAATGGTAGACATGGCAGGCGTTCGATTAGGTGATCCAATCATGATTCAAGAAAAGAATCAAGCTGTCAAAGAAAATAAAACAGGCTTAGAAGCAGCTGAAGAACTAGCTCGTGAAACGAAAGCTAAACAGAAAAAGAAAAACAACACACCTTTTAAAAGAGCTTTAAAATCAATCTCAAATATTTTTGTTCCGATGATTCCAGCATTTGTTGGTGCAGGTATTATTGGCGGAATAGCAGCTGTTTTATCCAATATGATGGTTGCAGGAACGATTAGTGGTGACAATTGGGCAAATAGTATCCTTGTGTTAAACATTATTAAAAACGGTTTGTTTACGTACTTGCAAATTTATGTTGGGATCAATGCAGCTAGAGAATTTGGTGCAACTGAAGCGTTAGGTGGAATTGTTGGTGGAATCGTTTATCTAAGCGGTATGACACCTGAAGCACCATTGCCTAATATCTTAACCGGTGGGACACTTTCACCTGGGCAAGGTGGGATTATTGGTGTCATTCTAGCAGTTTGGTTGATTGCTTTACTTGAAAAACGTTTGCATAAAGTAATTCCAGAAGCAATTGATATTATCGTAACCCCAACGATTGCGTTATTGACGATTGGCTTATTGACGATTTTCTTAATTATGCCTGTTGCAGGAGCAATCTCAACAGCGCTAGTAGGTGCAATTAACTGGGTCTTAACCATTGGTGGCGCATTTGCAGGTTTTGTTTTAGGTGCTTTATTCTTACCGATGGTGATGTTTGGTTTGCATCAAGTCTTAACCCCAATTCATATTGAAATGATTAGTTCAACTGGAATGACGTTACTATTGCCTATTTTAGCTATGGCTGGTGGCGGTCAAGTTGGAGCAGCCTGCGCACTGTGGTTGAAATGTAAAAAGAACAAGCAATTGACCAACATGATTAAAGGCGCATTGCCAGTAGGTATTTTAGGAATTGGTGAGCCATTGATTTACGGCGTGACGTTACCACTAGGGAGACCTTTTGTAACCGCTTGTATTGGTGGCGGTATCGGTGGAGCTGTAATTGGCGCTTTAGGTGGAATTGGCGCAATTGCCATTGGTCCAAGTGGAGTAGCTTTAATTCCTCTTATTGCAAATGGACAATGGATTGGCTATATTCTAGGCTTGTTAGCAGCTTACGCAGGTGGATTTATTGCTACGTATTTCTTTGGTGTCCCAAAAGAAGCAATGGAACCAACTGAACTATAA
- the murQ gene encoding N-acetylmuramic acid 6-phosphate etherase, whose translation MNLEKLTTETRNEETMRLDELSTAEVARIMNQEDQKVAVAVEKELPSITTVIDNIIKSFKAGGRLIYMGAGTSGRLGVLDAAECVPTFSADPSMVQGLIAGGMEAMTVAVEGAEDSKEFGESDLKAISLTAEDMVIGIAASGRTPYVIGGLEYATKVGATTATLSCNKEAEISQYATYPIEVDAGPEILTGSTRLKSGTAQKLVLNMLSTISMIGIGKVYQNLMVDVKPTNEKLEERSKRIIMQATECSYEKASLTFIEADQQVKLAIVMILTDSTKEEATEKLTKANGFIRKTI comes from the coding sequence ATGAATTTAGAGAAATTAACCACAGAGACAAGAAACGAAGAAACCATGCGATTGGATGAACTTTCTACTGCAGAAGTTGCTCGTATTATGAACCAAGAAGACCAAAAAGTAGCCGTAGCTGTTGAAAAAGAATTGCCAAGTATCACGACAGTCATTGATAACATTATTAAATCATTTAAAGCAGGCGGACGCTTAATTTACATGGGAGCTGGAACAAGTGGTCGTTTAGGCGTACTAGATGCAGCCGAATGTGTACCAACCTTTAGTGCAGATCCATCAATGGTTCAAGGGTTAATAGCGGGTGGAATGGAAGCCATGACGGTAGCTGTTGAAGGCGCAGAGGATTCAAAAGAGTTTGGAGAATCTGATTTAAAAGCAATTTCCCTAACCGCTGAGGATATGGTAATCGGAATTGCTGCCAGTGGACGGACGCCATATGTGATTGGTGGGTTAGAGTACGCAACTAAAGTAGGTGCTACAACGGCAACACTTTCATGTAATAAAGAAGCTGAAATTAGCCAATATGCGACTTATCCAATTGAAGTGGATGCAGGTCCTGAAATTTTAACCGGTTCAACACGCTTAAAATCAGGAACCGCGCAAAAATTAGTTCTGAATATGCTATCAACCATCTCGATGATTGGGATTGGCAAAGTGTATCAAAATTTAATGGTAGATGTAAAACCAACGAATGAAAAATTAGAAGAACGATCAAAACGAATCATCATGCAAGCCACTGAATGTAGCTATGAAAAAGCTAGTCTTACATTTATTGAAGCAGACCAGCAGGTGAAATTAGCAATTGTAATGATTTTGACAGATAGCACGAAAGAAGAGGCAACTGAAAAATTAACAAAAGCAAATGGCTTTATTCGCAAAACGATTTAA
- a CDS encoding ring-cleaving dioxygenase, with protein sequence MNELKGIHHVTAMTSSAEKNYHFFTEVLGMRLVKKTVNQDDIQTYHTFFADDRGSAGTDMTFFDFPGIPKGTKGTNSISKTSFRVPSDQALDYWLARFDQHNVTHTGLTSQFGNKSIQFVDFDGQLYQLISDEHNPGVPAGIPWQKGPVPYDYAIVGLGPIFLTVSSLDAMRLMLVEVMKMKEIAQEDNAYLFEVGEGGNGGQVIVEHRDDLPQAMEGFGNVHHVAFRVEDRAALEDWISRIQDYSLPQSGYVDRFYFESLYVRVGPHILFEFATDGPGFMQDEPYETMGEKLSLPPFLEAERAEIERMVRPFDTTRRD encoded by the coding sequence ATGAACGAATTAAAAGGAATACACCATGTAACAGCAATGACAAGCAGCGCTGAAAAAAATTACCATTTTTTCACTGAGGTATTAGGGATGCGTTTAGTAAAGAAAACGGTAAATCAAGATGATATTCAAACATACCATACTTTTTTTGCAGATGATCGAGGAAGCGCCGGAACTGATATGACTTTTTTTGATTTCCCTGGGATTCCAAAGGGAACAAAAGGAACAAACAGTATTTCAAAAACTTCTTTTCGTGTTCCAAGTGATCAAGCGTTAGACTACTGGTTAGCGCGTTTTGATCAACATAACGTGACTCATACGGGTCTTACCTCTCAATTTGGCAATAAAAGCATTCAATTTGTCGATTTTGATGGTCAGCTGTATCAATTGATTTCTGATGAACACAATCCTGGTGTTCCTGCAGGAATTCCTTGGCAAAAAGGTCCTGTTCCCTATGATTACGCTATTGTTGGCTTAGGACCAATTTTTCTTACAGTTTCTTCTCTTGATGCAATGCGTTTAATGCTTGTTGAAGTGATGAAAATGAAGGAAATTGCTCAAGAAGACAATGCCTATTTATTTGAAGTTGGTGAAGGTGGAAATGGCGGTCAAGTGATTGTGGAGCATCGTGACGATTTACCACAAGCAATGGAAGGGTTTGGCAATGTGCATCATGTCGCTTTTCGAGTTGAAGATCGTGCTGCTCTTGAAGATTGGATTAGTCGGATTCAAGATTATAGTTTGCCTCAATCAGGTTACGTCGATCGTTTTTACTTTGAGTCCCTTTACGTTCGAGTAGGTCCGCATATTTTATTTGAGTTTGCAACCGATGGTCCTGGCTTTATGCAAGATGAGCCTTATGAAACGATGGGGGAAAAATTATCATTGCCGCCATTTTTAGAAGCTGAACGTGCAGAAATTGAAAGAATGGTACGCCCATTTGATACAACAAGGAGAGATTAA
- a CDS encoding alpha/beta hydrolase, whose translation MEYIYQEGLQTAPPLLLLHGTGGDEHSLIDLASALSPDSAVLSLRGRVSEAGANRFFRRFAEGQFDLVDLEIQTDYLLAFLVEFSNTHNIALSDWVVVGYSNGANIGAHLLLERMESPNRGIFFHGMSLGKHEADFDLAKKSVWFSAGINDPIVPQEATSALVDAFQMRHGQTDVLWTKQGHQLTYEEVTAAKEWLASNGALK comes from the coding sequence ATGGAATATATTTATCAAGAAGGCCTTCAAACTGCTCCACCTCTACTGTTGCTTCATGGAACGGGGGGAGATGAGCACTCTTTAATTGATTTGGCTAGTGCCTTGTCTCCAGACTCAGCCGTTTTATCTTTACGTGGAAGGGTTTCTGAAGCAGGGGCAAATCGTTTCTTCCGTCGGTTTGCTGAAGGACAATTTGATTTAGTTGACTTAGAGATCCAAACTGATTATCTGCTTGCCTTTTTAGTTGAATTCTCTAATACCCACAATATTGCTCTTTCAGATTGGGTAGTTGTAGGTTATTCTAACGGGGCTAATATTGGTGCGCATCTTTTGTTGGAACGAATGGAGAGTCCAAATCGAGGGATTTTCTTTCACGGGATGTCTCTTGGAAAACACGAAGCTGATTTTGACTTAGCTAAAAAAAGTGTTTGGTTTTCGGCTGGAATTAACGACCCTATTGTTCCCCAAGAGGCAACGAGCGCTCTTGTCGATGCTTTTCAAATGCGACACGGACAAACCGACGTTCTCTGGACCAAACAAGGACATCAACTGACCTATGAAGAAGTCACTGCTGCTAAGGAATGGCTTGCAAGTAACGGAGCACTAAAATGA
- a CDS encoding HdeD family acid-resistance protein: MKNFFKTLLLLSGILMIVLGFWFIFNPSGSLKTAIILIGLLLAANGVIEIFSYIQERRVWNISNWVLFDGIASLVAGGFILFDTAIAQKTLVLLFAIWVLFSGIMRLMTAVAMKNFPGWTWILTLGVIAVIVAIISFFSPILIGIGIGLILGAFFIIQGFSCIMVYLAIKNYR, encoded by the coding sequence ATGAAGAATTTTTTTAAAACCTTATTATTACTAAGTGGCATCTTAATGATCGTCTTAGGTTTTTGGTTTATTTTCAACCCAAGCGGTTCTCTGAAAACAGCTATTATCTTAATTGGGTTATTGTTAGCTGCAAATGGTGTGATTGAAATCTTTTCTTATATTCAAGAACGCAGAGTCTGGAATATTTCGAATTGGGTTTTATTTGATGGGATTGCTTCTCTTGTAGCCGGTGGCTTTATTTTATTCGATACGGCAATCGCTCAAAAAACTTTGGTCTTATTATTTGCTATTTGGGTGTTATTCTCAGGTATCATGCGTTTAATGACTGCTGTTGCAATGAAGAATTTCCCAGGCTGGACTTGGATTTTAACTTTAGGTGTTATTGCTGTGATTGTAGCCATTATTTCTTTCTTTAGTCCCATTTTGATTGGAATTGGGATTGGTTTAATTTTAGGCGCATTCTTTATTATTCAAGGATTTAGCTGCATTATGGTTTATCTTGCAATTAAAAATTATCGTTAA
- a CDS encoding undecaprenyl-diphosphate phosphatase: MIEILKAVLLGIVEGITEWLPISSTGHMILVDEFIKLDTSAAFKEMFFVVIQLGAILAVVVLYFHKLNPFSPKKTKEEKSDTFSLWFKVIVAVLPAAVIGLKFDDMLEAKFYNFQTVAFTLIIYGILFIVIENWNKNRKSAITTFNQLTYKTALLIGVFQVLALIPGTSRSGATIIGAIILGTSRYIAAEFSFFLSIPVMFGASLLKLVKFGFHFTGMEYAILFTGMIVAFIVSIIAIKFLMSYIKQNDFKAFGYYRIILGAILIGYMVLFK; the protein is encoded by the coding sequence ATGATTGAAATTCTAAAAGCCGTACTTTTAGGAATCGTTGAGGGAATTACTGAATGGTTACCGATTAGTAGTACAGGTCATATGATTTTAGTGGATGAATTTATTAAGTTAGATACTTCTGCAGCCTTTAAAGAAATGTTTTTTGTTGTGATTCAATTAGGAGCTATTTTAGCAGTTGTTGTCCTCTATTTTCACAAGTTAAATCCTTTTTCCCCTAAAAAAACAAAGGAGGAAAAATCAGATACCTTCTCCCTTTGGTTTAAAGTAATCGTAGCTGTATTACCTGCTGCTGTTATTGGGTTAAAGTTTGACGATATGTTAGAAGCTAAGTTCTATAACTTTCAAACCGTTGCATTCACGTTGATTATTTATGGTATTTTATTTATTGTTATTGAAAATTGGAATAAGAACAGAAAGTCAGCAATTACTACCTTCAATCAATTGACTTATAAAACAGCTTTATTGATTGGTGTTTTCCAAGTATTGGCTTTAATTCCTGGAACTTCTCGTTCTGGTGCGACCATTATCGGTGCAATTATTTTAGGAACATCCCGTTACATTGCTGCTGAATTTTCATTCTTCTTATCAATTCCAGTTATGTTTGGTGCAAGTTTACTAAAACTTGTGAAATTCGGGTTCCACTTTACTGGTATGGAATATGCTATTCTGTTTACCGGCATGATTGTGGCCTTTATCGTCTCTATTATCGCAATTAAATTCTTAATGAGCTATATCAAACAAAATGACTTTAAAGCCTTTGGGTACTATCGTATTATTTTAGGTGCGATTTTGATTGGGTATATGGTCTTATTTAAATAA